From Fimbriimonadaceae bacterium:
GGCCGCATCCATAGAATGGTAGTCCATTCGCCCTTCCATCATGGTGCATGCTATACACCATCACAGCATGACGATTGCTCATCCCCGCGATCCATTGCACGGCATTACGCTGGAGACCATCGTGACTACCTTGGTCGAA
This genomic window contains:
- a CDS encoding VF530 family DNA-binding protein: MVHAIHHHSMTIAHPRDPLHGITLETIVTTLVE